Proteins found in one Chitinispirillum alkaliphilum genomic segment:
- a CDS encoding N-terminal acetyltransferase: protein MKDQKSEIEIRNAKIDDLAEIFHLGEKVFTWREVSNLYRTWDEFEVTGLFNSEPENMLVAVAHGRVIGFALGTTIKKARSAWSYGHLLWLGIDPDFGRKGVGSMLFDSFRQSMEGVGVRMLMVDTQADNTAAIQFFNRLGFENPTDHVYMTLNLNKED from the coding sequence ATGAAAGACCAAAAATCAGAAATTGAAATCCGTAATGCAAAGATTGATGATTTAGCAGAAATCTTCCATCTCGGTGAAAAAGTTTTTACCTGGAGAGAAGTATCAAATTTATACCGAACCTGGGACGAATTCGAAGTTACCGGCCTGTTCAACAGCGAACCTGAAAACATGCTTGTGGCTGTTGCCCATGGACGTGTTATCGGTTTTGCGCTTGGAACAACTATCAAAAAAGCCCGTTCTGCGTGGTCCTATGGACATCTGCTCTGGTTGGGGATCGATCCTGACTTTGGTAGAAAAGGGGTCGGGAGTATGTTATTCGATAGCTTTCGCCAGAGTATGGAAGGAGTTGGTGTTAGAATGCTCATGGTTGACACACAGGCTGACAACACTGCTGCGATACAATTTTTTAACCGTTTGGGATTTGAAAACCCTACGGATCATGTGTATATGACGCTGAATTTAAATAAAGAGGACTGA
- a CDS encoding Peptidyl-prolyl cis-trans isomerase produces MKTKIFCVVTVLAFLVVNCNSTGKGGSMSERQEGLYVEMETNKGTIVLSLEFEKAPLTVTNFVGLAEGNINSSRGEGVRFYDGLTFHRVVADFVIQGGDPQGNGMGGPGYNFPDEFNPQLRHDRPGILSMANAGPGTNGSQFFITLSPTPHLDDRHAVFGSVVEGMDVVMNISQGDVINKVNIIRVGEKAEQFKADQKSFDTLLERF; encoded by the coding sequence GTGAAGACAAAAATATTTTGTGTTGTAACTGTTCTGGCATTTCTGGTTGTAAATTGTAATTCAACAGGAAAAGGTGGGTCTATGAGTGAAAGACAGGAAGGCTTGTATGTTGAAATGGAGACCAATAAAGGTACTATTGTTCTCTCTCTTGAATTTGAAAAAGCGCCACTTACAGTAACGAATTTCGTGGGGCTTGCAGAAGGTAACATTAACTCAAGCCGTGGTGAAGGTGTCAGGTTTTATGATGGGTTGACATTTCACAGGGTAGTAGCTGATTTTGTAATTCAGGGTGGCGATCCCCAGGGAAACGGTATGGGTGGTCCCGGATATAATTTCCCCGATGAATTTAATCCCCAACTCAGACATGACAGACCTGGTATATTGTCTATGGCAAATGCTGGCCCGGGAACAAACGGAAGTCAGTTCTTCATCACCCTGAGTCCGACACCTCATCTGGATGACAGACATGCGGTCTTTGGTTCTGTTGTTGAGGGGATGGATGTGGTGATGAATATTTCCCAGGGTGATGTGATAAATAAAGTAAATATTATCAGAGTTGGTGAAAAAGCAGAGCAGTTCAAAGCTGATCAGAAATCTTTTGATACACTTCTGGAGAGGTTTTGA
- a CDS encoding Leader peptidase (Prepilin peptidase) produces MSINIILPGIFGLALGSFFNVLIWRIPKGISIVTPPSNCTNCGYRIRFRDNIPVLSYLYLRGKCRKCGMKISAVYPAVEVATAVLLAIIWQFSGFDLSVPWYQNIVPLLRVISILLLIPISIIDLRHYIIPDRFTLPFLAVSLAVSFLPGDLSPLQSILGALAGGGSLLFMGILGTYILKKEDSMGGGDIKMMAYLGALWGAQAALMGIVIAAFIGSLAGAVLMLTKKLDDEHRIPFGPFLAAGLAIAAFSGDIILSSYLNFADRLLGF; encoded by the coding sequence ATGTCAATTAACATAATACTGCCGGGAATTTTCGGTTTGGCACTTGGATCATTTTTTAATGTGCTGATATGGCGTATTCCAAAAGGCATATCAATTGTCACCCCTCCCTCTAACTGCACCAACTGTGGTTATAGAATCAGATTCCGGGATAACATTCCGGTTTTAAGTTATCTCTATCTCAGAGGAAAATGCAGGAAGTGCGGCATGAAAATCAGTGCCGTTTATCCTGCTGTTGAAGTGGCAACTGCGGTTTTACTTGCTATTATATGGCAGTTTTCAGGTTTCGATCTCTCAGTTCCATGGTATCAGAACATTGTTCCACTGTTAAGAGTAATTTCTATCCTTTTGCTTATTCCTATTTCGATCATTGACCTTCGTCACTATATTATTCCTGACAGATTTACACTTCCATTCCTTGCAGTATCACTGGCAGTGTCTTTTCTTCCTGGTGACTTAAGTCCTCTCCAGTCTATACTTGGAGCCCTTGCAGGCGGGGGTTCACTTCTGTTTATGGGCATTTTAGGCACCTACATTCTGAAAAAAGAAGACTCTATGGGGGGTGGAGACATAAAAATGATGGCTTATCTTGGTGCTCTATGGGGTGCACAGGCTGCTTTGATGGGGATTGTGATTGCAGCTTTTATAGGATCTCTGGCGGGCGCAGTACTCATGTTAACCAAAAAGCTTGATGATGAGCACAGAATTCCTTTTGGCCCGTTCCTCGCCGCTGGGTTGGCAATTGCCGCCTTTTCAGGTGATATAATTCTGAGTTCGTATCTTAACTTTGCAGATAGGCTTTTAGGATTTTAG
- a CDS encoding peptidase M20 encodes MTGSQKLYGGSSINENRLKKLFKNMVDIYSPSGKEDELTAFLWEYIAGCGLAVQRQNVDENRSNLLISSGRGEPDTLFLGHIDTVPAFDIEDYGFAERDGICYGLGTADMKSGCAALLEAFLTAAMLDCLPDNILLALVVGEEEVGDGTQRLLSEYSFKHALVAEPTDMKPCLDHYGYVEMNLRTFGYRRHAAMSNKETNAIRAMLRFLLHLEESVEQSEPKTVLNIRDLYSSESGFAVPDRCAASVDLHIPPDTDVTSYVDGLKVFVENQIKQSGISSHEIDFPTICGGYRIHENDIIPGMLKTVYDEFGMYWAPISFKSHSDANLLHNAGCRPCILGPGQLAKAHTNDESVIFDQVRRAAEVYFQLISEMNSENNYPH; translated from the coding sequence ATGACAGGTTCACAGAAATTATATGGTGGTTCGAGTATCAATGAAAACCGCCTCAAAAAACTATTCAAAAATATGGTCGATATTTACAGTCCTTCTGGTAAAGAGGATGAACTTACTGCTTTTCTGTGGGAGTATATTGCAGGGTGTGGACTTGCTGTTCAGCGTCAAAATGTTGATGAAAACAGAAGTAACCTTTTGATATCTTCAGGCAGGGGAGAACCGGACACCCTCTTTCTGGGGCATATAGATACTGTGCCAGCCTTTGATATTGAAGATTATGGTTTTGCTGAACGTGATGGAATCTGTTACGGCCTGGGCACCGCAGATATGAAAAGTGGCTGTGCCGCACTCTTGGAAGCATTTTTGACTGCTGCAATGCTTGATTGTCTCCCTGATAATATTCTCCTTGCCCTGGTAGTGGGGGAGGAGGAGGTTGGTGATGGTACACAGAGATTACTTTCTGAGTATAGCTTTAAACATGCACTTGTTGCAGAACCTACCGATATGAAACCCTGCCTCGATCACTACGGGTATGTTGAAATGAATCTCCGTACTTTCGGTTATCGCCGTCACGCTGCCATGTCAAACAAGGAAACAAACGCAATTCGCGCGATGCTAAGATTTCTTCTGCATCTGGAGGAATCGGTTGAGCAGAGTGAACCCAAAACAGTTTTAAACATAAGGGATTTGTATAGTTCTGAATCGGGGTTTGCGGTACCGGATCGTTGTGCTGCGAGTGTGGATCTGCATATACCTCCGGACACCGATGTAACCTCTTATGTCGATGGACTAAAGGTGTTTGTGGAAAATCAGATTAAACAGAGCGGAATCTCCTCTCACGAGATTGATTTCCCCACAATCTGCGGAGGTTACAGAATTCATGAAAACGACATCATACCAGGAATGCTCAAGACAGTGTATGACGAATTCGGCATGTACTGGGCACCCATATCGTTCAAAAGTCACTCCGATGCCAATCTCTTACATAATGCCGGTTGTCGCCCCTGTATTCTTGGGCCAGGGCAATTGGCCAAAGCGCATACCAATGATGAATCAGTCATATTTGATCAGGTAAGGAGAGCTGCTGAGGTTTATTTTCAGCTGATCTCAGAGATGAATTCTGAAAACAATTACCCACACTAA
- a CDS encoding ATP-dependent DNA helicase UvrD/PcrA: MSDYTRGLNSSQKKAVLHNDGPLLVLAGAGSGKTRVLTMRIARLVGQGKCKPEEVLAVTFTNKAAKEMKERVAKLTSKDAASRMTLCTFHSLGAKILRTDGEAIGISKNFTIIDDHERKATLKSIMRAAGVRGLKKEDPVEFGTKISLAKNASLDPKDYKKLNPEQRKIFRVYNSYNQILLKRQTLDFDDLLLLPLKLFMSKPEILKKYQKQYVYISVDEFQDTNAVQMKLAALLSTPRKNIMVVGDDDQGIYSWRGAEIENILSFSSSFKGAQTVILDKNYRSTNQIMEAAHAVVKNNRVRKNKNITAVNGDGDPIFHYKGDDEIDEAEWVAQKIDEHNEHTSFSYKDHAILLRTNSMMRRYEEELRRRRVPYTVSGAMSFYERKEVKDMIAYLRFFSNPHDELSLIRVLKVPNKGLTSTTMEKLDDLAALRKMSLWDALLRSGESLDVSQEQHGKIEAFLELFHKYDEKFKSGHLSSTLKSLLEECNYFDLLKRAYKEQEQHEQRLENIKELFHGLEIYESKYRKKIPTLSGYLQEIALVTSNQDDQDGPKRGVVLMTLHKSKGLEFPVVFLSGLDREVMPSPRAVEEGKIDEERRLFYVGMTRAQKKLFLTYPGTKMFRGKQKTVTPSPFMREIPQEYLEGVIGEKQDQEKLDFLDDFFKEMDQKFGSNVSDLA; encoded by the coding sequence ATGTCTGATTATACAAGAGGATTAAATTCAAGCCAGAAAAAGGCGGTTTTACATAACGATGGTCCACTGCTGGTACTGGCGGGCGCCGGAAGCGGCAAGACACGAGTTTTAACCATGCGCATAGCACGGCTTGTGGGTCAGGGAAAATGCAAACCTGAGGAGGTCTTAGCCGTAACTTTCACCAATAAGGCGGCCAAAGAGATGAAGGAGCGTGTGGCAAAACTAACCTCAAAAGATGCGGCATCCCGGATGACACTGTGTACCTTTCACAGTTTGGGTGCAAAGATTCTTCGCACAGATGGTGAAGCGATCGGAATAAGCAAAAATTTCACCATTATAGATGACCATGAACGCAAGGCTACCCTCAAGAGCATCATGAGAGCTGCCGGCGTGCGCGGGCTGAAAAAAGAGGACCCGGTGGAGTTTGGCACCAAAATAAGTTTGGCTAAAAATGCTTCACTCGATCCAAAAGATTACAAGAAGCTTAACCCTGAACAGAGAAAAATTTTCCGGGTTTATAACTCCTATAACCAGATTCTGCTCAAACGCCAGACGCTGGATTTTGACGACCTGCTGCTGCTTCCACTGAAGCTTTTTATGTCAAAGCCTGAGATTCTTAAAAAATACCAAAAACAGTATGTGTATATCTCAGTTGATGAGTTTCAGGACACCAATGCTGTTCAGATGAAACTTGCAGCCCTGCTTTCAACCCCCCGGAAAAATATTATGGTGGTTGGAGATGATGACCAGGGGATCTATTCCTGGCGAGGAGCTGAGATTGAAAACATCCTCTCCTTTTCCTCTAGTTTCAAGGGGGCACAAACTGTTATTCTCGATAAAAACTACCGCTCTACAAACCAGATTATGGAAGCGGCACATGCAGTGGTAAAGAACAACAGGGTAAGAAAAAATAAAAATATCACTGCGGTGAATGGTGATGGGGATCCGATTTTTCACTACAAGGGTGATGATGAAATTGATGAAGCAGAGTGGGTAGCTCAGAAAATTGATGAGCATAATGAACACACCTCATTTTCCTACAAAGATCACGCAATCCTCTTACGCACCAACTCCATGATGCGACGTTATGAGGAGGAGCTTAGACGAAGGCGGGTCCCTTACACAGTTTCCGGAGCTATGAGTTTTTATGAGCGAAAAGAGGTTAAGGATATGATTGCCTATCTTCGCTTCTTTTCCAACCCACACGACGAACTCAGTTTAATCAGAGTACTTAAAGTTCCCAACAAGGGCCTGACTTCCACAACCATGGAAAAACTGGATGATCTTGCAGCACTGAGAAAGATGAGTCTATGGGACGCACTGCTGCGCAGCGGTGAGAGCCTGGATGTCTCCCAGGAGCAGCACGGGAAAATAGAGGCTTTTCTGGAGTTATTCCATAAATATGATGAGAAGTTCAAATCAGGCCACCTATCCTCAACTTTAAAAAGCCTGCTCGAAGAGTGCAATTATTTCGACCTTCTCAAAAGAGCCTACAAGGAGCAGGAGCAGCATGAACAAAGGCTTGAAAATATAAAAGAGCTCTTCCATGGACTTGAAATCTATGAATCAAAGTATAGAAAAAAAATACCGACTCTGAGTGGCTATCTTCAGGAAATTGCACTTGTAACCTCCAATCAGGACGATCAGGACGGGCCTAAACGGGGTGTGGTTCTTATGACCCTGCATAAATCAAAAGGTCTGGAGTTTCCGGTGGTATTCCTCTCCGGCCTGGACCGCGAAGTTATGCCCTCGCCCAGAGCTGTGGAAGAGGGTAAAATTGATGAAGAGCGCAGGTTGTTTTATGTGGGGATGACCAGGGCACAAAAGAAACTGTTTCTGACATATCCGGGCACAAAAATGTTCAGAGGTAAACAAAAAACCGTAACACCATCTCCCTTCATGAGAGAGATTCCACAGGAGTACCTTGAGGGTGTTATTGGTGAGAAACAGGATCAGGAAAAACTGGATTTTCTTGATGATTTCTTTAAAGAGATGGATCAAAAATTTGGGAGTAATGTTTCTGATTTAGCATGA
- a CDS encoding diguanylate cyclase, translating into MTNITIKNMQNSYSEEFIEHVQLHLQHSDPQSYRQIEKFFSDQTEEISNPFSVLMQKLSGRSVPEKEAINFWHKILENKSEMEKKLNRRVGIQTATVDFLEQRSDTSKTAPPLSKPKKEHDEWLRRVYSPGYHLEKLKEETLRSKRYKHALSAIMLDVDEFHLVNEKLSYGMGDKILTIIVKIIRTTIRNVDILSRYSGDRFFIILPNTNRREAAELAERLREKVNQRTKRIEGLSDGVTLTLSAGQYSQEISSNDFMRQMEHTLIEGKRNRRNSVYLLQ; encoded by the coding sequence TTGACCAATATAACCATTAAAAATATGCAAAACTCATATTCTGAAGAATTTATAGAACACGTACAACTACATCTGCAGCATAGTGATCCGCAATCCTATCGCCAGATTGAGAAATTCTTCTCAGATCAGACAGAAGAAATTTCTAACCCTTTCAGTGTGCTCATGCAGAAATTAAGCGGAAGAAGTGTTCCAGAGAAAGAAGCGATCAATTTTTGGCACAAAATTCTCGAAAATAAGAGTGAAATGGAAAAAAAACTGAATCGCAGGGTTGGAATACAGACAGCTACAGTCGATTTTCTTGAACAACGAAGCGATACATCCAAAACCGCACCCCCTTTATCAAAGCCTAAAAAAGAGCACGATGAGTGGCTCAGACGGGTATACTCCCCAGGGTATCATTTGGAAAAGCTCAAGGAGGAAACTTTACGCTCCAAGCGTTATAAACATGCACTTTCAGCCATAATGCTTGATGTTGATGAGTTTCATTTGGTCAACGAAAAACTCTCCTATGGTATGGGTGATAAGATTTTGACCATAATAGTAAAAATTATCCGCACTACAATCAGAAATGTCGATATCCTGAGCCGCTATTCCGGAGATCGTTTTTTTATCATCCTTCCAAACACAAACCGTCGCGAAGCAGCAGAATTAGCCGAGAGACTCAGGGAGAAGGTTAACCAACGAACCAAACGCATTGAGGGACTTTCCGATGGTGTAACCCTGACACTTTCAGCCGGACAATACTCCCAGGAGATCTCATCAAATGATTTTATGCGTCAGATGGAACACACGCTTATTGAAGGTAAACGAAACAGGAGAAACTCAGTTTATCTCCTGCAGTGA
- a CDS encoding colicin V production family protein: MHIYLDIVILILSVILVIVGAKRGFIKEVFRFAAMILGFFIAFVYFRDLVQVLDFITLPIQIVSTISFLLIFITSALFILGIGWIVRKVTHLTILGWADRLLGATIGLFKALLIGWVSCLSLSTIPSQSTQAQFDESIVFGLYKSLPQNFSIQGMENMRLKIRYLFDQEKKDYLLEKFHALEDIQEKI; the protein is encoded by the coding sequence GTGCATATTTATCTGGATATTGTTATTCTGATCCTCTCAGTAATTTTGGTCATAGTGGGGGCCAAAAGGGGGTTTATCAAAGAAGTATTTCGATTCGCGGCAATGATTCTTGGGTTTTTTATAGCATTTGTTTATTTCAGAGATTTAGTGCAAGTCCTTGATTTCATCACTCTTCCGATACAAATAGTTTCTACCATATCTTTTCTTCTTATCTTTATCACCAGTGCTCTTTTTATTCTTGGAATCGGCTGGATTGTCCGCAAAGTTACCCATCTCACCATTCTTGGCTGGGCAGACAGGTTGCTTGGTGCCACAATCGGACTATTTAAGGCTCTGCTGATTGGGTGGGTTAGCTGCCTGTCGCTCTCAACCATCCCCTCTCAATCCACTCAGGCACAATTTGATGAAAGCATAGTGTTTGGGCTCTACAAGAGTCTCCCACAAAATTTTTCCATTCAGGGTATGGAAAACATGCGTCTGAAAATACGATATTTATTTGATCAGGAGAAAAAGGATTATCTTCTGGAAAAATTTCATGCTCTTGAAGATATTCAGGAAAAGATCTAA
- a CDS encoding ATPase, AAA family protein — translation MDLFDSHREQLLKNNAPLADRMRPRTLEEYIGQEHIIGHGRLLRRAIQIDQLSSIIFYGPPGTGKTTLARIIANTTKAKFIQINAVLAGIKEIRESIDEARKTLSLFGKRTILFVDEVHRFNKSQQDALLPHVENGTLILIGATTENPYFEVNKALVSRSRIFQLQVLTEKDLRAIAYQALNDKQRGYGKRNISISDDALEHLVKVANGDARGVLNALELAVETTESSPKGEIHINRSIAEESIQKRAVLYDKDGDAHYDTISAFIKSLRGSDPDAALYWMAKMVYAGEDPKFIFRRMVIFASEDIGLADPQALGVVMDAAKAFDYVGLPEGRYHLSHACIYCATAPKSNSNMAFFDALHSVSQEVADDVPDHLKDASRDKESLGHGEGYLYPHAYRDHWVAQQYLPNNLQGKIFYQPGDLGYEHEVKIRVERYREAQLEAMVDNSDNAGPLHNTGAKSQKQSELWMERTVGARGNLLQNIRDRAMDMAAPKRSTLFLDIHCRTGLFTFEACRRIREGGVWAVAYDDREYETVSKMASRLQSLSRPQIIKSCAEKIAPDIRREAGEKIKFDLIMGRNVIASFKNKISYLQGLSDLLAKGGKIVLAETVHSMGGRVSDLFEELGEKPFTERFLQAENDLFTDPDDHLLNWNNQSLIENLSDLDIFKTVSETLYDKSKRKINASEIDFWFRTTTGKGRKSLGDRLSEYFSHVELKTLREELYTRLVNRTVEWKSVVLFISCELK, via the coding sequence ATGGATCTGTTTGACTCACACCGGGAACAACTCCTCAAAAACAACGCTCCGCTTGCTGACAGAATGCGCCCAAGAACTCTCGAAGAATATATTGGCCAGGAACATATCATCGGTCATGGCAGACTTCTAAGAAGAGCTATCCAGATCGACCAGCTCTCAAGCATCATCTTCTACGGTCCCCCCGGAACCGGTAAAACAACCCTGGCCCGTATAATTGCCAATACAACCAAAGCAAAATTTATCCAGATAAATGCTGTCCTTGCCGGTATAAAGGAGATAAGGGAGTCGATTGATGAAGCCAGAAAAACCCTTTCATTATTTGGGAAAAGAACTATCCTCTTTGTTGATGAGGTGCACCGTTTCAACAAATCACAGCAGGACGCTCTTCTTCCGCACGTAGAAAACGGCACACTGATTCTCATTGGAGCCACAACCGAAAACCCCTATTTCGAAGTGAACAAGGCTCTTGTCTCACGTTCCAGAATATTTCAACTCCAGGTACTCACTGAAAAAGATCTTAGGGCTATAGCATATCAGGCCCTTAATGATAAGCAAAGAGGATACGGAAAACGCAACATCTCCATCTCAGATGATGCCCTTGAACATCTTGTAAAAGTTGCCAACGGAGACGCAAGGGGGGTTCTCAATGCTTTGGAGCTGGCAGTGGAAACAACCGAGTCGTCTCCAAAAGGGGAAATACATATAAACCGTTCAATTGCAGAGGAATCGATACAAAAACGGGCTGTACTGTATGATAAGGATGGAGACGCCCACTATGATACCATCTCTGCGTTTATCAAGTCCTTAAGGGGATCTGACCCGGATGCAGCCCTGTACTGGATGGCAAAGATGGTTTATGCCGGTGAGGATCCAAAATTCATATTCAGGCGAATGGTAATATTTGCCTCAGAAGACATCGGGTTGGCTGATCCCCAGGCTCTCGGTGTGGTGATGGACGCAGCAAAGGCATTTGATTATGTGGGATTGCCTGAAGGAAGGTATCATCTCTCGCATGCCTGCATATACTGCGCGACTGCCCCGAAAAGCAACTCCAATATGGCATTTTTCGACGCACTTCACTCCGTCTCACAGGAGGTTGCAGATGATGTTCCGGATCATCTCAAAGATGCCTCCAGGGATAAGGAGTCTCTGGGCCATGGTGAGGGGTATCTCTATCCCCATGCTTACAGAGATCACTGGGTCGCCCAGCAATACCTGCCAAATAATCTCCAAGGCAAAATCTTCTATCAACCCGGGGATCTGGGGTATGAACACGAGGTGAAAATAAGAGTAGAACGCTACCGGGAAGCACAACTTGAGGCAATGGTCGACAACAGTGATAATGCCGGGCCGCTTCATAATACCGGGGCAAAAAGTCAAAAACAATCAGAACTCTGGATGGAGCGAACGGTTGGGGCAAGAGGTAATCTGCTTCAGAACATACGTGACAGAGCCATGGACATGGCAGCACCAAAAAGATCCACTCTGTTTCTCGACATTCACTGCCGAACCGGTTTGTTTACTTTTGAAGCATGCAGAAGAATCCGGGAGGGGGGTGTATGGGCCGTTGCCTATGATGACAGGGAGTATGAGACTGTAAGTAAAATGGCTTCCAGACTTCAAAGCCTTTCAAGACCACAGATAATCAAAAGCTGCGCAGAAAAAATCGCACCGGATATTCGCAGAGAAGCAGGAGAGAAGATAAAGTTTGACCTGATCATGGGAAGAAATGTCATCGCTTCCTTCAAAAACAAGATCTCATACCTCCAGGGGCTTTCTGATCTTCTCGCAAAGGGAGGAAAAATCGTACTCGCCGAGACCGTTCACTCAATGGGTGGAAGGGTGTCAGATTTGTTTGAAGAGTTAGGTGAGAAACCTTTCACCGAAAGATTCTTACAGGCTGAAAATGATCTTTTCACAGATCCGGATGATCATCTGTTAAACTGGAACAACCAATCGCTTATCGAAAATCTCTCAGACCTGGATATCTTCAAAACTGTATCTGAAACCCTTTATGATAAATCAAAGAGAAAAATCAACGCTTCTGAAATCGATTTCTGGTTCAGAACCACTACAGGCAAAGGGAGAAAATCTCTTGGGGACAGGCTCTCTGAATACTTCTCTCACGTTGAACTCAAGACATTGCGGGAAGAACTCTATACCCGCTTAGTTAACAGAACCGTTGAGTGGAAGAGTGTGGTTCTGTTTATTAGCTGTGAATTAAAGTGA